A genomic region of Carassius carassius chromosome 27, fCarCar2.1, whole genome shotgun sequence contains the following coding sequences:
- the LOC132107134 gene encoding S-adenosylmethionine decarboxylase proenzyme-like: MEESSAHFFEGTEKLLEVWFSREDQTKGTGDLRTIPRFEWDKLLENVHCLIISVTKTDKQEAYILSESSMFVSKRRFILKTCGTTLLLQALVPLLELAREYCGFDAIENFFYSRKNFMKPTHQEFPHRNFQEEVEFLSQIFPNGAAYCMGRLNSDCWYLFTLELPDFCENKQADQTLEVLMSDLDPAVMDQFYMKDGVSANDVTRMSGIRDLIPGSVIDSTMFNPCGYSMNGMKTDGTYWTIHITPEPEFSYVSFETNLSQTSYDELIRKVVDVFKPGKFVTTLFVNQSSKCRSVFSSAQKLEGYRLLDRQLAHFNDYNFVFTSYTKNQQQKRS; this comes from the exons ATGGAAGAGAGCAGTGCACACTTCTTCGAGGGGACCGAGAAGCTCCTGGAAGTGTGGTTCTCCCGAGAAGACCAAACCAAAGGAACCGGAGATCTGCGCACTATCCCCCG ATTTGAGTGGGACAAACTTCTGGAGAATGTGCATTGTTTGATTATAAGTGTGACAAAGACTGACAAGCAGGAAGCTTATATACTCAG tGAGAGTAGCATGTTTGTCTCCAAGAGACGTTTCATTTTGAAGACATGCGGAACCACCCTCTTACTGCAGGCACTGGTGCCACTGCTGGAGCTGGCTCGTGAGTACTGCGGCTTTGATGCCATCGAG AATTTCTTCTATTCTCGTAAAAATTTTATGAAGCCCACCCATCAAGAGTTCCCTCACCGCAACTTCCAGGAGGAAGTCGAGTTCCTCAGCCAGATTTTTCCAA ATGGAGCAGCCTACTGTATGGGACGTCTGAACTCAGACTGCTG GTATCTGTTCACGCTGGAGCTGCCGGACTTCTGCGAGAACAAGCAGGCGGACCAGACCCTAGAAGTTCTGATGAGTGACCTCGACCCAGCGGTGATGGACCAGTTCTACATGAAAGACGGTGTTTCTGCTAATGATGTCACTCGT ATGAGTGGAATTCGTGACCTGATTCCAGGTTCAGTGATTGATTCCACAATGTTCAACCCTTGTGGATACTCCATGAATGGAATGAAAACGGAT GGAACTTACTGGACAATTCACATCACCCCCGAACCAGAGTTCTCCTATGTCAGCTTTGAAACCAACCTCTCCCAGACCTCTTATGATGAGCTTATCCGCAAAGTCGTGGATGTCTTCAAACCAGGGAAATTTGTGACAACGCTTTTCGTCAATCAG AGCTCCAAATGTCGCAGCGTTTTCTCTTCGGCTCAGAAGCTGGAGGGGTACCGCCTCCTGGACCGCCAGTTGGCACACTTCAACGACTACAACTTCGTCTTCACCAGTTACACCAAGAATCAGCAGCAGAAGCGGAGCTGA